In the genome of Pirellulaceae bacterium, one region contains:
- a CDS encoding polyprenyl synthetase family protein has translation MSDITTDEFLQNASRLRDRVNEQLEQFGSLGDGCPERLQQAIHYSLMAPGKRLRPLMVLYAAEACGSRYEGAMPAACAIEMVHTYSLIHDDLPAMDDDDLRRGRPTCHKAFDEATAILAGDALLTRAFEILAVHQKPVEAANWCCAELAVAAGGTQMVGGQADDLNAETLPDGDLDHLISIHRRKTGAMLTSSLRMGAMTANATDEQLQGLTAYGTKLGLAFQIVDDLLDQVGEEEKMGKRAGQDSDRGKLTYPSLLGVKESQQRANTLVHEAISDLAPLRLHASRLEALANFVVQRNH, from the coding sequence ATGTCGGACATCACGACAGACGAATTCTTGCAAAATGCATCCCGATTACGAGATCGAGTCAATGAACAGCTCGAGCAGTTCGGCAGCTTGGGGGACGGCTGTCCCGAGCGTTTACAACAAGCAATTCACTACAGCTTAATGGCACCGGGCAAGCGTCTCAGGCCACTCATGGTGTTATACGCAGCAGAAGCATGCGGTTCCCGTTACGAGGGAGCGATGCCTGCCGCCTGTGCCATCGAAATGGTCCACACCTACTCACTAATCCACGACGACTTGCCCGCGATGGACGACGATGACTTACGTCGTGGCCGTCCGACCTGTCACAAAGCTTTTGATGAAGCAACAGCCATCTTGGCTGGTGACGCCTTGTTAACACGGGCGTTCGAAATTCTTGCGGTTCATCAAAAGCCGGTCGAAGCCGCAAATTGGTGCTGTGCGGAACTAGCCGTCGCCGCCGGCGGCACGCAGATGGTGGGAGGACAAGCGGACGACCTGAATGCCGAAACACTCCCAGACGGTGATCTCGATCACCTGATCAGTATTCACCGGCGAAAAACGGGAGCAATGCTCACCTCGTCGCTCCGTATGGGTGCCATGACCGCCAATGCGACTGACGAACAATTACAGGGGTTAACCGCGTATGGAACTAAATTGGGGTTGGCGTTTCAAATTGTGGACGATCTACTCGACCAAGTCGGCGAAGAGGAAAAGATGGGAAAACGCGCCGGACAGGACTCAGATCGCGGTAAACTGACCTACCCTAGTTTGCTTGGCGTCAAAGAGAGCCAGCAACGTGCCAATACGCTGGTTCACGAAGCAATTTCAGATTTAGCACCTCTGAGGCTGCATGCGAGCCGCTTGGAGGCGCTCGCCAACTTTGTTGTGCAGAGGAACCATTGA
- a CDS encoding HEAT repeat domain-containing protein, with protein MLRHTFYYLTVVPGFSVCLMATFILSSLPAGNCCGQAPDFSEELPRIQPLEPAEAIKSFRLQSGFKIEQVASEPLVTDPVAIAFDENGRLYVVEMRGYSEDEKLQIGRIRRLEDQDGDGQFDHSTTYVDGLSWPTAIACYDGGIFVAAAPHIWYYKDQDGDGRADESRIVFDGFGRTNVQGLLNTFKWGLDQRLYGATSSSGATIQRTNAAPINLRGRDFAFDPRTERLTPISGGAQHGMSFNGWGERFVCSNSDHIQFICFEDHYIKRNPFLAPPPTRQSIASDGPQANVFRASPVEPWRVVRTRLRVAGDVPGPVEGGGTAAGYFTGATGVTIYRGDAWPHDEYDLAFVCDVGSNLIHRKKLHRTGISYQANRIDEGDEFLTSTDIWFRPVQLANGPDGALYVVDMYREVIEHPKSLPPVIKRHLDLTSGRERGRIYRIIPESFSQESPAKLGNLSNPQLAELLDHPNGWHRETAARLLWERNYNSAVPILKRLVTKAAHPEGRIRALRSLKSAKQISPTLLHQALSDPHPQVRRHAVQLTEELLPTSSRLTSKLCAMTDDPSLLVRYQLAFSLGRIGVADRIQPLSELAKQDAKSRYMRAAIQSSLGSGCGAMLAHLAKDRSWCQQSNNLPLIQQLVTQIARQQTAGDIHELEQLLQRLQRENDGLAATILANLNPPAESELARTMTTGVWLQIREQMLTEARQFAQDTNQTSAQRVAAIERLSLGQLVDQTPLLTELISPSEDLRVQLAAVNTLTQFNHPTVANILIEAWPTCSPQLRRQVSDKLMTRTSWQEQLLEAFESGRIASGDIDLPRWKSLLKDNSPILARLNQLTVSTATSADRHKLLKQYQAALQQTGDPHRGKKLFSQHCARCHKADDTGFEIGPNLAAMKNRGRQAILTNVILPNQEVNPQYLSYTVTTQDGRVLSGMLTDETATSVTIRRDQENSDTLLRVDLEELRSTGRSLMPEGFEKEIDPQGMTDLISFLMSLK; from the coding sequence ATGCTACGCCACACCTTCTACTATCTCACCGTTGTGCCAGGATTTTCCGTCTGCCTCATGGCAACCTTCATCCTGTCGTCGCTTCCTGCTGGAAACTGCTGCGGACAGGCTCCCGATTTTTCCGAGGAGCTGCCACGCATCCAACCGCTCGAGCCAGCCGAAGCTATCAAGAGTTTTCGGCTGCAGTCCGGATTCAAGATCGAACAAGTTGCCAGCGAACCTCTTGTCACCGATCCCGTCGCGATCGCGTTTGATGAGAATGGGCGCCTGTACGTGGTTGAAATGCGAGGATATTCCGAGGACGAAAAACTACAGATTGGCCGGATCCGTCGACTGGAAGACCAAGATGGCGATGGACAATTCGATCATAGCACGACCTACGTCGATGGCTTATCCTGGCCGACGGCCATCGCCTGTTACGACGGTGGCATTTTCGTCGCCGCAGCGCCGCATATTTGGTACTACAAGGACCAAGATGGCGACGGACGAGCAGATGAATCTCGAATTGTCTTTGATGGATTCGGTCGCACCAATGTACAGGGCCTGCTAAACACGTTTAAGTGGGGACTGGACCAACGTCTCTACGGCGCCACAAGCAGCAGCGGCGCGACCATCCAACGCACGAACGCGGCGCCAATTAATCTTCGCGGTCGCGACTTCGCCTTTGACCCTCGCACGGAACGACTTACGCCCATCAGCGGCGGCGCTCAGCACGGCATGTCGTTCAATGGTTGGGGAGAACGTTTTGTTTGCTCCAACAGTGATCACATCCAGTTCATTTGTTTCGAAGACCATTACATCAAACGCAATCCGTTCCTCGCACCTCCACCTACCCGACAAAGCATCGCATCAGATGGCCCGCAGGCCAACGTTTTTCGCGCCAGCCCCGTCGAGCCATGGCGTGTCGTCAGAACGCGACTGCGCGTCGCAGGGGACGTGCCGGGCCCGGTGGAGGGGGGTGGCACAGCAGCCGGATACTTCACCGGCGCCACCGGTGTTACGATTTATCGTGGGGACGCCTGGCCGCACGACGAATATGACTTGGCGTTTGTCTGCGATGTTGGCAGCAATCTAATTCATCGCAAAAAACTACATCGAACAGGAATTTCCTATCAAGCCAATCGCATTGATGAAGGTGACGAGTTCTTGACCTCTACCGACATCTGGTTCCGTCCGGTTCAACTGGCAAATGGCCCCGACGGAGCACTCTATGTCGTCGACATGTATCGCGAAGTGATTGAACATCCCAAATCGCTACCACCAGTCATCAAGCGCCATCTTGATCTGACCAGCGGTCGTGAACGCGGTCGTATTTATCGAATTATCCCCGAAAGTTTTTCTCAAGAGTCGCCGGCCAAACTAGGTAACTTAAGCAATCCACAATTAGCCGAATTGCTTGACCATCCTAACGGCTGGCATCGTGAGACCGCCGCGCGGTTGCTCTGGGAACGCAACTATAATTCGGCCGTTCCGATCCTGAAACGTCTTGTCACAAAAGCCGCGCATCCGGAAGGTCGGATTCGTGCCTTACGCTCTTTAAAAAGTGCGAAACAGATCAGCCCAACGCTGCTGCACCAGGCTTTATCCGACCCGCACCCGCAAGTCCGCCGGCACGCGGTCCAGTTGACAGAAGAGCTACTTCCAACCTCCTCAAGGCTGACCAGCAAACTTTGTGCGATGACGGACGACCCGTCGCTACTTGTCCGATATCAACTGGCTTTTAGTCTGGGCAGAATCGGCGTCGCAGATCGAATTCAACCGTTAAGCGAATTGGCGAAACAAGATGCCAAGTCTCGCTACATGCGAGCTGCGATTCAGAGCTCACTCGGTTCGGGCTGTGGAGCGATGCTTGCCCACTTGGCCAAAGACCGAAGCTGGTGTCAGCAATCAAACAACTTACCCCTGATCCAACAATTGGTAACACAAATTGCTCGTCAACAAACGGCGGGTGACATTCACGAATTAGAGCAATTGCTACAACGACTCCAACGCGAAAATGACGGTCTGGCAGCCACGATTCTAGCAAACCTCAATCCACCTGCCGAAAGTGAACTGGCCCGAACAATGACCACCGGTGTCTGGCTCCAGATTCGTGAGCAGATGCTGACAGAGGCGCGGCAATTCGCGCAGGATACCAACCAAACATCTGCCCAACGCGTCGCTGCCATCGAGCGACTATCACTGGGCCAATTGGTTGATCAGACACCGTTGCTCACCGAGCTGATTTCACCGTCCGAAGATCTTCGTGTGCAGCTGGCTGCCGTCAATACACTAACTCAATTCAATCACCCCACCGTGGCCAACATTCTCATTGAAGCCTGGCCAACCTGTAGCCCCCAATTGCGCCGTCAAGTTTCCGACAAACTGATGACACGAACAAGTTGGCAGGAGCAATTGCTTGAGGCGTTCGAGTCTGGACGCATCGCCAGCGGCGACATCGACCTACCTCGTTGGAAATCTCTCCTCAAGGATAACTCGCCGATTCTCGCTCGATTGAATCAATTAACGGTCTCTACCGCTACGAGTGCGGACCGGCACAAACTTCTCAAACAGTATCAAGCCGCCTTGCAGCAAACGGGTGATCCGCACCGTGGCAAAAAACTGTTTTCGCAACACTGCGCCCGCTGCCATAAGGCAGATGACACCGGCTTCGAAATTGGGCCGAATCTGGCGGCAATGAAAAATCGTGGCAGGCAGGCAATCCTGACGAATGTCATCCTCCCCAATCAAGAAGTGAACCCTCAATATTTGTCCTACACGGTGACGACACAAGACGGACGCGTTCTTTCAGGAATGCTCACTGATGAAACGGCCACCTCGGTCACCATACGTCGCGATCAAGAAAATTCAGACACCCTACTGCGGGTGGATCTTGAAGAGCTGCGAAGTACAGGGCGATCGCTGATGCCCGAAGGCTTCGAAAAAGAAATCGACCCGCAGGGCATGACCGATCTCATTTCCTTTTTGATGTCACTCAAGTAA
- a CDS encoding neutral/alkaline non-lysosomal ceramidase N-terminal domain-containing protein, with protein MNIIEKQLPLKTVRHGIGFLLATIICCWLPQESPAAWQAGVARKAITPSEPIWMAGYASRDKPATGKLTELWAKVLVLRDDDGQQAALISLDLIGIDRALSQSICNQLSRRYGLRREQIAICCSHTHTGPVVAKNLRPMHFEMLTAKQQQQIDGYADYLEQTIVSLVGQSIADLRQVDLFWGEGRANFAVNRRNNPEQDVPRLRTENQLVGPVDHAVPVLSIRDGEQQKAIVFGYACHATVLSSYEWSGDYPGFAQIEIEAAYPNCVAMFWAGCGADQNPLPRRSVELAKEYGTTLAKSVISAVNGPLSKVAGKLETTYEEIDLPFDELPTEKELEDEATSKNRYLAARARTLLQNMRQGHPLPQTYPYPIAHWKLGDQVRFVLLGGEVVVDFAIKTKTRFPGAWIAGYTNDVMAYIPSKRVWLEGGYEGAGAMMYYGLPTRWHSSVEDVIHAEIDRQLKDATPKQKP; from the coding sequence ATGAACATCATCGAAAAGCAGCTACCTCTCAAAACGGTCCGACACGGAATCGGATTTTTGCTGGCAACGATCATTTGCTGCTGGCTGCCGCAAGAAAGTCCCGCCGCATGGCAAGCGGGCGTTGCACGGAAAGCGATTACCCCCAGCGAACCGATCTGGATGGCTGGCTATGCCAGTCGAGACAAACCAGCGACAGGCAAGCTGACGGAGCTGTGGGCGAAAGTCTTGGTTCTACGTGATGATGACGGCCAACAAGCGGCGCTAATTTCGCTCGACTTAATCGGTATTGATCGAGCATTATCGCAATCCATTTGCAACCAATTGAGTCGTCGTTATGGACTGCGCCGTGAGCAGATTGCCATCTGTTGCTCCCACACTCACACCGGCCCGGTTGTCGCAAAAAACTTGCGTCCTATGCATTTTGAAATGCTAACGGCCAAGCAACAGCAGCAGATCGACGGCTATGCAGACTATTTAGAGCAAACGATTGTTAGCCTCGTTGGGCAATCAATCGCGGATCTCAGACAGGTCGATCTCTTTTGGGGTGAAGGCCGAGCGAACTTCGCAGTAAATCGCCGCAACAATCCCGAGCAAGATGTACCACGACTGAGAACGGAAAATCAATTGGTCGGACCGGTCGACCATGCGGTTCCCGTTTTATCGATTCGGGACGGAGAGCAGCAAAAAGCAATTGTCTTTGGCTACGCCTGCCACGCAACAGTCCTCAGTTCATACGAATGGTCCGGTGACTATCCCGGTTTTGCACAAATCGAAATTGAAGCCGCTTATCCCAATTGTGTCGCCATGTTTTGGGCAGGTTGTGGCGCAGACCAAAATCCGCTCCCTCGTCGCTCAGTCGAACTCGCTAAAGAGTATGGAACCACTTTGGCAAAAAGCGTCATCAGCGCAGTCAATGGTCCATTATCAAAAGTGGCAGGTAAGCTGGAAACAACTTATGAAGAAATCGACTTACCGTTCGACGAATTGCCCACTGAAAAAGAACTCGAGGACGAAGCAACGTCGAAAAATCGGTATCTGGCGGCACGCGCACGAACCTTGTTGCAAAACATGAGGCAGGGCCATCCACTACCCCAAACCTACCCCTATCCGATCGCGCATTGGAAACTGGGGGATCAAGTGAGATTCGTACTACTGGGTGGCGAAGTGGTTGTTGACTTTGCAATAAAAACGAAGACACGATTTCCTGGAGCTTGGATCGCCGGTTACACCAATGACGTCATGGCCTATATCCCATCCAAGCGAGTTTGGCTCGAAGGTGGATACGAAGGCGCCGGTGCAATGATGTATTACGGTTTGCCAACCCGTTGGCACAGTTCTGTTGAGGACGTAATCCATGCCGAGATCGATCGTCAGTTAAAAGACGCAACTCCCAAGCAAAAGCCTTGA
- a CDS encoding NAD(+)/NADH kinase, translated as MNESRQEPSNALAAANRRPSVMLLGSDQSSVKAALSRIRPILAEHATIVLEDFTFQQDLKSIEADFALVLGGDGTILRSARQMGIRQRPVLGVNLGKLGFLADLSVDALIKVFADVCAGKFSVIDHLMLACRVERDGQPIIDRLGLNEVAVLGGPPYSIMDVDLYVDAELVTTYSCDGLIISTPVGSTAHSLSAGGPILRKNLQAFVVSPISPHTLTVRPVVDTADRVYEMVVKEPNADTSVVVDGEMLQVLTPRDRVIVRRAEPQFQLIEVSGHSYYRTLRNKLGWGGRIQLVQDD; from the coding sequence ATGAATGAATCGCGTCAAGAACCGAGCAACGCCTTGGCTGCTGCCAATCGCCGTCCATCCGTAATGCTGTTGGGTTCTGACCAGTCTTCAGTCAAAGCCGCTTTGAGTCGAATCCGCCCGATTCTGGCCGAACATGCCACGATTGTGCTCGAAGACTTCACTTTTCAGCAAGATTTAAAATCGATTGAAGCCGACTTTGCCTTGGTTCTGGGAGGCGACGGCACCATTCTGCGGTCGGCTCGACAGATGGGCATTCGTCAACGGCCCGTGCTTGGAGTCAATCTTGGCAAACTAGGCTTCCTGGCAGACTTGTCAGTTGACGCGCTCATCAAAGTTTTTGCAGATGTGTGTGCCGGAAAATTTAGCGTCATCGACCACCTGATGCTGGCATGCCGTGTCGAACGGGATGGTCAACCGATTATCGATCGCCTCGGCCTCAATGAAGTGGCCGTTCTGGGGGGTCCACCTTACTCAATCATGGACGTCGATCTTTACGTTGACGCAGAATTGGTGACGACTTATAGTTGCGACGGCTTGATCATTAGTACGCCAGTGGGTTCAACGGCTCACAGCCTTTCTGCAGGCGGTCCCATCCTCAGAAAGAACCTGCAGGCTTTTGTGGTCTCGCCCATTAGCCCACACACACTGACTGTTCGCCCCGTGGTGGACACGGCGGACCGTGTGTACGAAATGGTTGTGAAGGAACCAAACGCTGACACTTCAGTTGTTGTTGACGGCGAGATGCTCCAAGTTTTGACACCGAGAGATCGAGTCATCGTGCGTCGCGCCGAACCTCAATTCCAACTGATCGAAGTTTCCGGCCACAGCTACTACCGTACGCTTCGCAACAAACTTGGTTGGGGCGGACGGATTCAACTCGTCCAGGACGACTAA
- the dxs gene encoding 1-deoxy-D-xylulose-5-phosphate synthase, with protein sequence MQKILPTIESGFDLHQLSNAQLNQLAVEIREVLCDLVSDRTAHFASNLGVVELCVALHSSFDFRSDRLIWDTGHQIYPHKLVTGRFHQFDSMRTRGGLMGYPNPHESEYDLFMTGHAGCSVSTALGLRSGDQLMGQQGRHSVAVIGDGAFPSGIVFEAMNNASTHKEKLLVVLNDNKMSICPRVGGMADYLDRLRTNPFYTGLKSEVVRVLNKVPVFGDPAERFLAQIKEAAKAGLHGGMLFEDLGFNYIGPIDGHNIVLLRKYMNMIRDIQGPVLLHIVTDKGHGFKPAEEDPVFFHTPPAFRQENGQAIPKPSSAVPAYTNFARDAILEQMQKNPRVTVMTAAMCQGNKLEPVRDQFPDRFFDVGICESHAVAFAAGQAKAGLRPIVDIYSTFLQRSYDQIFQEVALQDLPVTFMLDRAGLTGPDGPTHHGVFDIGYMRLFPNLVVMAPGDSSDLTSMLDFALKHDSPCSLRYPKTSATTIVLERAPVELGRAEILHWGSDGVIICCGTPLNDCLLARDELALHGIDVGVVNARFVKPIDRNLIKQALEECPFVVTVEEGALAGGFGSAVLETAADEALDTRHVRRLGIPDRFVEHGQRDELLAELGLDVAGIVQTCQELTGQLQT encoded by the coding sequence ATGCAGAAGATACTACCCACGATTGAATCAGGCTTCGACCTCCATCAACTCTCAAATGCACAACTCAATCAGCTTGCCGTTGAAATCCGTGAGGTTCTCTGCGATCTCGTATCGGATCGAACCGCCCACTTTGCGTCGAACCTCGGAGTGGTGGAACTTTGCGTTGCACTTCATTCCAGCTTCGACTTTCGTTCCGATCGACTGATCTGGGATACGGGCCATCAAATCTACCCGCACAAGCTGGTGACCGGTCGTTTCCACCAGTTCGATTCGATGCGCACCCGCGGCGGCCTCATGGGCTACCCCAACCCGCACGAAAGCGAATATGACTTGTTCATGACGGGACACGCCGGCTGCAGTGTATCGACCGCTCTGGGACTTCGCAGCGGCGATCAGCTAATGGGGCAACAGGGTCGCCATTCCGTGGCTGTGATTGGCGATGGTGCCTTTCCGTCAGGCATCGTTTTTGAAGCCATGAACAACGCGAGCACTCATAAAGAAAAACTGCTCGTCGTGCTCAATGATAATAAAATGTCGATCTGCCCGCGCGTGGGTGGCATGGCCGATTATCTTGATCGTTTGAGAACCAATCCTTTCTACACGGGACTCAAATCCGAAGTCGTGCGAGTGTTGAACAAGGTGCCAGTGTTCGGTGATCCGGCCGAACGTTTCTTGGCACAGATCAAGGAAGCCGCCAAAGCGGGATTACACGGCGGTATGCTTTTCGAAGATCTGGGCTTCAACTACATTGGCCCGATCGACGGACACAACATTGTGTTGCTTCGAAAATACATGAACATGATTCGTGACATTCAAGGGCCCGTGCTGCTACACATCGTGACCGATAAGGGACACGGCTTCAAACCGGCAGAAGAAGATCCAGTATTCTTTCACACGCCGCCAGCCTTCCGTCAGGAGAACGGCCAAGCAATTCCTAAGCCCAGTTCGGCCGTTCCGGCCTACACGAACTTTGCTCGTGATGCAATTCTCGAACAAATGCAAAAGAATCCGCGGGTGACCGTGATGACTGCCGCGATGTGCCAGGGCAACAAGCTTGAACCGGTTCGCGATCAATTCCCCGATCGTTTTTTCGATGTGGGTATCTGCGAGTCGCATGCGGTCGCCTTTGCCGCCGGACAGGCGAAAGCCGGCCTGCGACCAATCGTCGATATCTACAGCACATTCCTACAGAGAAGCTACGACCAGATTTTCCAAGAAGTTGCGCTCCAAGATCTTCCCGTTACTTTCATGCTCGACCGAGCTGGACTGACAGGACCGGATGGACCAACCCATCATGGCGTCTTCGATATCGGCTACATGCGTCTGTTCCCAAATCTTGTTGTGATGGCTCCGGGCGACTCCTCTGACCTCACTTCCATGCTCGACTTCGCCTTGAAACACGATTCGCCCTGTTCGCTGCGCTATCCCAAGACATCCGCAACGACCATCGTGCTCGAACGTGCACCGGTCGAACTGGGGCGAGCGGAAATCCTTCACTGGGGATCTGATGGCGTGATCATTTGCTGTGGAACGCCTCTGAATGACTGCTTATTGGCACGCGACGAACTGGCTCTCCACGGTATCGATGTGGGCGTCGTCAACGCTCGTTTCGTCAAACCGATTGATCGGAATCTGATCAAGCAAGCACTTGAGGAATGTCCGTTCGTGGTCACCGTCGAAGAGGGAGCCTTGGCGGGTGGCTTTGGCAGCGCCGTACTGGAAACCGCTGCGGATGAAGCTCTCGACACCCGTCACGTAAGACGACTCGGCATCCCGGATCGTTTTGTCGAACACGGCCAGCGAGATGAATTGCTAGCTGAATTGGGGTTAGATGTCGCTGGGATCGTGCAAACCTGCCAAGAATTAACCGGGCAACTTCAGACCTAA
- a CDS encoding ABC transporter permease subunit, whose protein sequence is MAYEFVTAQRIRGTTPLLLAACAITTAFFVSNDATDKLLTNTLLLAIGTILFSVPIGSSLALLIYGSDLPGRRLFRVILLALLFMPAYLQVAGWNAGFGQQGWFSRQVLLSEAVALLEGWRGSIFLHTVVAIPWVTLIVGAGMRHIPRHLTEQALLDSPPWQTCLFLTLPLCLPSLIAATLWIFVTTACEITITDVYQVRTFAEEIYTGFALGDDIGAAQIRALPGTLLIAGLCLAALITCQTLSTTVSPNRISRTWLFPWGRLKWLAFAITILILLVLVGLPIGNLLYKAGIQVEQSGAERIREWSLTKCISIFVSSPLDFAEEFGWSTALGQLTAIAVLMVSLPLAWFARQHRGVASIGWALTILGLAIPGPIIALGLGRLFNQPNSDWLFYLYDRTLVLPWCALAFRTFPFAFLIATFAVQRVPDRLIDAANIDGAGRFAQLFYVVLPQIGTLIASIWIVSFAIAVGDLSTSILAVPPGVTTVAIRIFNLVHYGVEDQLAGLCLVTMLGFVAIAATCIWLTAAEDTD, encoded by the coding sequence ATGGCTTACGAATTTGTTACCGCTCAGCGCATTCGCGGCACGACGCCCCTGCTGTTGGCGGCATGTGCCATCACGACAGCCTTTTTCGTTTCCAATGACGCAACGGACAAACTACTCACCAACACACTTCTGCTGGCAATCGGAACAATCCTGTTCAGTGTGCCCATTGGTTCCAGCCTCGCTTTGCTCATTTATGGCTCGGATCTCCCCGGCCGTCGACTCTTTCGTGTTATCTTGCTCGCCCTGCTGTTCATGCCGGCTTATTTACAAGTTGCCGGTTGGAACGCAGGCTTCGGCCAGCAAGGTTGGTTCTCACGCCAAGTTCTACTTTCGGAAGCCGTTGCCTTGCTCGAGGGTTGGCGTGGAAGCATCTTTCTACACACGGTAGTCGCAATTCCCTGGGTAACGCTGATCGTTGGTGCTGGCATGCGACACATTCCTCGACATCTCACAGAGCAAGCACTACTCGACAGTCCCCCTTGGCAAACCTGCTTGTTTCTCACCCTCCCCTTGTGCTTGCCATCGTTAATCGCCGCCACTTTGTGGATCTTTGTGACGACCGCATGCGAGATCACGATTACCGATGTGTACCAGGTTCGTACATTCGCCGAAGAAATCTACACGGGATTCGCCCTCGGTGACGACATTGGAGCCGCCCAAATCCGTGCTTTGCCAGGAACGTTACTGATCGCAGGACTTTGTCTGGCAGCGTTAATCACTTGCCAAACCTTATCAACCACAGTGAGTCCAAATCGGATTAGCCGCACGTGGTTATTCCCCTGGGGGCGACTGAAATGGCTAGCATTCGCCATCACGATTCTGATCCTCCTGGTCTTGGTAGGTCTCCCTATTGGAAATCTTCTCTACAAAGCGGGTATTCAAGTCGAACAGTCAGGCGCCGAACGAATTCGAGAGTGGAGCCTGACGAAATGCATTTCGATTTTCGTCTCCAGTCCGCTAGATTTCGCCGAGGAATTTGGTTGGTCAACCGCTTTGGGCCAACTCACTGCCATCGCCGTCCTGATGGTAAGTCTGCCATTGGCTTGGTTCGCCCGACAGCATCGCGGGGTGGCCAGTATCGGTTGGGCGCTCACCATCTTGGGACTCGCCATTCCGGGCCCGATTATCGCCTTGGGTCTTGGTCGCCTATTCAACCAACCCAATTCAGATTGGCTTTTTTATCTCTACGACCGCACCCTTGTCCTGCCGTGGTGCGCTCTGGCATTTCGAACTTTTCCTTTTGCGTTTCTGATTGCAACCTTCGCCGTCCAACGCGTTCCAGATCGGTTAATAGATGCCGCAAACATTGACGGCGCTGGACGATTCGCCCAATTGTTTTACGTCGTTCTTCCGCAGATTGGAACGTTGATCGCAAGCATCTGGATCGTCTCCTTTGCGATCGCCGTGGGAGACTTGTCAACAAGCATCCTGGCGGTTCCACCAGGTGTGACGACGGTCGCAATTCGCATTTTCAATTTGGTTCATTACGGAGTTGAAGATCAGCTTGCAGGACTCTGCCTCGTCACGATGCTTGGTTTCGTCGCAATTGCGGCAACTTGCATTTGGTTGACCGCGGCCGAGGATACGGATTGA
- the xseB gene encoding exodeoxyribonuclease VII small subunit has product MSKTTKAKRKSKPKQPELSFEECLLQLQQIVQQLEQGELGLAESLQQYEDGVQHLKQCYQELAKAERRVELLSEMAEDGTAVTEPFEESAMTLEEKAAARGTRRTRKKSKSKAQDTGSVSEGNIDGSPGLF; this is encoded by the coding sequence ATGAGCAAAACCACAAAAGCCAAACGAAAATCAAAGCCCAAGCAACCCGAACTCAGCTTCGAGGAATGCCTGCTTCAATTACAGCAGATCGTTCAACAACTTGAGCAAGGAGAATTGGGGCTCGCCGAATCACTCCAACAGTACGAGGACGGAGTTCAGCATCTAAAACAGTGCTATCAGGAGCTGGCCAAAGCAGAACGGCGAGTAGAACTATTGAGTGAAATGGCAGAGGACGGCACGGCGGTCACCGAACCGTTCGAGGAGTCAGCGATGACCCTAGAGGAAAAAGCGGCAGCGCGAGGTACGCGGAGAACTCGTAAAAAAAGCAAATCCAAAGCTCAAGATACCGGTTCTGTGTCAGAGGGTAACATAGACGGCTCGCCCGGGCTTTTCTAG